The Streptomyces sp. cg36 genomic interval CTCCCGCGGGCGCACGGCGACGCGATACCGTGGCGTCTCTTTCTTCCCCCCTTGGGCCTCCCCGCCGTAGGGAGGGGACATGATCCTCGTGGCCGCCCTGGAGGTTCCGTGGTACAGGCGTACATCCTCATCCAGACCGAGGTGGGCAAGGCGTCGACCGTCGCCGAGACCATCGCCAAGATCCCGGGGGTGATCCAGGCCGAGGACGTCACCGGGCCGTACGACGTGATCGTGCGCGCCCAGGCGGACACGGTCGACGAACTGGGCCGCATGGTGGTCGCCAAGGTGCAGCAGGTGGACGGGATCACCCGCACCCTGACCTGCCCGGTGGTTCATCTGTAGCCCCCGCTTACCCTTGACCGGTGACTTCCTTGCGCCGCCGGTCCCCGCTCGTGCCCGCAGCCGTCCTCGTGACGCTGGCCGCCGCGGGCTGCTCCTCCACGGACGCGAAGGCGACGGTCACGGTTCCCAGCCCCCCGAAGGAGACCGCCGCCTACTGCGCCGCGCTGCACGAGGCACTGCCGGCGAAGCTGGACGGGCTCAAGCGGAATGATCCCAGCCCGGCGTCGGAGCTGACCGCCGGGTGGGGCGACGACGGGATCGTACTGCGCTGCGGGATCGACCGGCCGGAGAAGATGAGCGATCCCGACGCGGACGGGGTGACCGTGGACGGCGTCAACTGGCTCCTGGAGCAGTTGAAGGGCGGCTTCCGCTTCACCACCACCTATCGCAAGGCGTACGTGGAGGTGACGATGCCCACCGGCGGCGGCAAGCCCGCCGGGGACATCGGC includes:
- a CDS encoding Lrp/AsnC family transcriptional regulator, which produces MVQAYILIQTEVGKASTVAETIAKIPGVIQAEDVTGPYDVIVRAQADTVDELGRMVVAKVQQVDGITRTLTCPVVHL
- a CDS encoding DUF3515 domain-containing protein, with translation MTSLRRRSPLVPAAVLVTLAAAGCSSTDAKATVTVPSPPKETAAYCAALHEALPAKLDGLKRNDPSPASELTAGWGDDGIVLRCGIDRPEKMSDPDADGVTVDGVNWLLEQLKGGFRFTTTYRKAYVEVTMPTGGGKPAGDIGWLTGLSGPVKKTVPESL